The Halococcus agarilyticus region GGTCGCCGCCGCCGACCTGGAAGCGCGCTTCTTTCCGGTGTTCGAGGCGGAGTACGAGCGGGCGGCCGATTTCGCGACGACCATCGGTGACCGCGAGAATCTCGTGAACCGTGGGTGGCTCCGCGAGAGCCTCCACCGCCGAAACCCCTATGTCGACCCGCTGAACGTGCTTCAAACTCATCTCCTCGACCGCGAGCACCGGACCGAGACCGAAAAGCGGGCACTGCGTCTGACGGTCAAGGGGATCGCTGCCGGCATGAAGAACACCGGGTAAGGAATGCGGCGGTGTTCAAATGTGGCTAAAAAGTGAGGTGCAGTAGGATTTCAGTGATTCATGCCAGAATCCACCGGCCTCAACGCTTGCTTGGATGTGGACTGCCCACTCGTTCAGGGCCGCAGCTATTCAGTCGATACATTAAAAGATGGACTTTAGCGATGTACATACTCTGGTACTCTCTGGTGTTCTGCCCACAAATTCTTCAAGGAGAAGCACATGCGTTGAAACGGCCGACTGCTTCCGGAGAATCCTCGTCTGTCATGGTCCACCTTGCAGGCGAGTTTCTCAGTCGGCCTTGACTCAGAGATCAGTTATATTGATCCTCTACATACAATCATTTATGAAATTAGAGTTCTCGGTATCAATTTCGAACTCAGTCGTGTATGAGCACTCTACCTGCCCGAGTTCAGAGAGTACATCATTCTCGATCGGTGCTGGACCCACCCTGCTGATCCGCCTCTTTGAACGCGTTGGTCATCTGGTTGGCGAGTTCGCCGGCCTCGATATGTGAGTAGTGCTCACGAACTACCTCCTCGGAGTTGTCGAGCGCTCGGGCGGCGGCCGCATGCCCGGACGTTCGTACGAGAACTTCACCCGCACCGCGTCGAGCGCCGTGGGGCATCAGATAGTCGTGGTCGTCGCCGAGTTCGATACCTGCCTGATCGCACAGTCGCTTGAGGACGTGTCGGCCTGCGTCAGTCGTCATCGACGGTGGCGTGATATCGAATTCAACGCAGACCTCGATCAGCGAGCGGTCTGTATACATCGCTTCGATCTCCGTATCGGTGTACCCGCGGGAGGTCAGCGAATCCCTCACCCGCTTCGAGAGCGTTGGTCGATGGAACGAAGGAAACACCGGCCAGCTCTTGTCTGGTGCGTCGAGGACCTTCTGGTACATTCGTAGCGGATGGAGTGCTGGCTGGGGGAGACCCCGATCGTCGAGGCGCTGCTTCTTCGCGAACACCGTCACGTAGCGATCCTCGAGGTTGATGTCTTCCCATCGAATTCCTTGCCGTCGCTCGTCACTCCTATCTCGGAGAATCTCCGCACCTCGCACGCCGGAGTACGACAGAAGATACACCAGAGCGCGGTCACGGCAGGCCTTGATGGCTGTCTCTCGATCATTGTTGACGTCGTCAATCGCGGTGCTCGCCTGCTCGTCGACAAACGTCGTGAGCTGGTGGCGATCGTCGTCGGACCACGCCTGTTGGTCGCCGCTCTTGTGACCGCCGTCGTCGGGGATGGGTTCGGTCGCGTTGCGCCGCTGGGCAACGTTCTCGGCAAGATGTCCTTCGCGAACCGCCCAGCCACAGAACGCCGAGACGTACGCGTAGTAGGTCCGAACCGTGCCCGCCGTCCAACCCTGACGGGCGAGGTAGCGAGCGTACTCGCGGAGGTGTCCTGAGTCCAAGTCCTCGAACGTCGTCACAGTGTCCTCGTGATCGGCAAGGAAGTCGGCAAACCGAGCGAGCTCTCGACCTGCGTCCTGGCGGTAGTTCCCGCTCTCACCACGCTGACCTTTCCCCTTGTCCGTTAGAAAGTCCTCGACGACCGCTTCGATGCGCACCACGCTACGCGTCTCCACTGCGTTCGCTGGATTGATCACCGCTTTCAGGGCGAGTAACCCGGGTTCTGGGTTGTCGCATCTGGTGTGCTGTGGGGGAGGGCGGGGTTGGTTGTAAAAGTACCCGTCCTTATTCGATTAAGCACGAGTAAACAGCCATTCCGGTAATTCCGTCGAATTCGTGGAATAGAAACGGTCTGTAACCGTTATCCGCACTTATATACTATATGCTGCTATAGAAATAGATCGTCGAACGCTCCAGCCTCCTCATCAGTGGCTCTGTCCGCGAAGATGGACTGGCGTGCGGTATCTTCGAGCTCATCAGCGTCTACTGCCTCCTCATCGAATTCGAGAGCATTGGCCACTACATCCGGCAGTTCCGGACGAGGTGCATCCTCGTGTCGCTGGATCCGCTCGGGTTTGACCGTATTGTCGTGGACAGCCCGGAGAACCGGCACACCGCGCAGATATTTGAATTCGTCCAGTACCTCGATACCTCGTTCGGTCAGGCCGTAGAACTTGCTCGGCTGATCCCGTTTGCTTTTGTTCTCCTCAGCGATGTACACCGCAATGAGATCCTGGTTATTCAGTACGTCAAGCTGGTCGAGGATCGCGGATTCGCTCTTCTGAATGTAGTAGCCCAACTCCGTCAACGACAGCAGGTGTGTCGGGTGGCCGAGAATCGCCTGGAGGATATGGTGACGGGTCTCCTGCGACAGCAGCTCGTGTATCTCGCGCTGTGCCTCGAAGGGTGAGGCAGGGGTGGCGGAAGGCGTTTCGCTCATGTTCGTCGCTTGGAACTGCGGCGATATAATGGTTTGGCTATACCCAGTGAGATATACTAAGTTGGTATATTTGTCGATTACCAAGTCGTTT contains the following coding sequences:
- a CDS encoding phosphoenolpyruvate carboxylase: VAAADLEARFFPVFEAEYERAADFATTIGDRENLVNRGWLRESLHRRNPYVDPLNVLQTHLLDREHRTETEKRALRLTVKGIAAGMKNTG
- a CDS encoding tyrosine-type recombinase/integrase, with product MVRIEAVVEDFLTDKGKGQRGESGNYRQDAGRELARFADFLADHEDTVTTFEDLDSGHLREYARYLARQGWTAGTVRTYYAYVSAFCGWAVREGHLAENVAQRRNATEPIPDDGGHKSGDQQAWSDDDRHQLTTFVDEQASTAIDDVNNDRETAIKACRDRALVYLLSYSGVRGAEILRDRSDERRQGIRWEDINLEDRYVTVFAKKQRLDDRGLPQPALHPLRMYQKVLDAPDKSWPVFPSFHRPTLSKRVRDSLTSRGYTDTEIEAMYTDRSLIEVCVEFDITPPSMTTDAGRHVLKRLCDQAGIELGDDHDYLMPHGARRGAGEVLVRTSGHAAAARALDNSEEVVREHYSHIEAGELANQMTNAFKEADQQGGSSTDRE
- a CDS encoding helix-turn-helix domain-containing protein, translated to MSETPSATPASPFEAQREIHELLSQETRHHILQAILGHPTHLLSLTELGYYIQKSESAILDQLDVLNNQDLIAVYIAEENKSKRDQPSKFYGLTERGIEVLDEFKYLRGVPVLRAVHDNTVKPERIQRHEDAPRPELPDVVANALEFDEEAVDADELEDTARQSIFADRATDEEAGAFDDLFL